The genomic region GCGGCAGATGCCGCGCATGCTGCGATAGACCTCTTCGTCGTCGCGGCGCATCTGCTGCAGCTGATCGAACGTCTTCGATTCGCTCGACCGCGTCGCCGGCGGCTCGGGCCTGCGCTTCGCCGCAAGTTCCT from Bradyrhizobium elkanii USDA 76 harbors:
- a CDS encoding type VI secretion protein, encoding MKRLISMSFGLIIVATPAATIETCRFIEARAEREACYHRQEQELAAKRRPEPPATRSSESKTFDQLQQMRRDDEEVYRSMRGICRGC